The Deltaproteobacteria bacterium nucleotide sequence ACGGCTGAGAGCTAAGGGCAAACTGTTCAAAGTTGCTCTGGTCGCTTGCATGCGCAAGCTCCTCACTATTCTCAATTCTATGATCAAGCATAAAACTCGCTGGTCTGATTCTTTTCTTCAGCCCACTTGATTTTCAAGACAGTTGCTACGGACGGAATCGAAATTATCTTCGGCGGCATTCGACCCTGACAGCTCATAACGACGAGGTTCTTTAGCCGGAAATCTCTTGTAGGGGCGTATTGCATACGCCCTCTTACAAAAAATACCCGCCCACCACGGCTTCCTTCCAACTTTTGATCACCGACGGCACGATGCCCGCAGGCAGATCTTTCTCCGCTTTCCAGAAACTGTGCACGCCGGCGCCGAAGCGGGTGATGGCGATTTTGGGGGCGGGCTTCATGGCACGGAAGCCGGGGAGGATCACTTCGTTGTAAACTTCCGGGCTGTGGTCACGGCTGTCTTTCGATATTTCGAAGAGAAACGGCGGGACCGGTTTTACGTTAGGTCCTGACATTTCCCGGGTATAGCCGACGAATTGGTTTACCAGCGCTTCGGTTTCGTCTTTGTTCATCTTCATTCTTGCCGCGCTGACGCGCGCGCCGTCGGCGAGGGAACCGGTGATTGCGTGGGTGACCAGATATTCCGCTTTGAATTGCGGGCGATTTTTTCCTCGCTGCCAGGCGTCGAGGACATCTTCCATGATCGCCGGCAGGCGCATCAGCGCGCTCGGTCCTTCCTGGCCGAGGGCTTCCGGTCCTTGATAGCGGGCGAGGTCGCGCCAGGTGCGAATGTAAAGTTCGTCGAAGGGGTCGCTGCGCGGCTTGCCTTGTTTTTCCGGCTTATCGTAGCCGGTGATCTTGCCGAGCTCGCCGCCCCAGACGTCGCGGCCAGAGCAAAGATAGCCGAACGGCGAATGTTCCGTGGCGCAGACGCCGGCCATGTTGGGGATGCGCTGGGATAACATGCAGATGAACGGGCCGCCGGTGGAATGGCCTTGACCGTAGATAGAAAATTCGCCGACGGGAAAATGGCGCGCGCAGGCTTCAATCATGCCGGCTTCGAATGCTGCGGGCCAAGCGGCCATGCGATACCAGAAAATCGTTTCCGGCTTGGCTTTGGCCAATGTCCGCGTGCCGTAGCGGTTGCGCTTGCTCGGATCTTTGACGACGGTGTATTGATCCGGCCCGATCAGCTCGCCTTGCTTCCAGATCGGCGTGCGCACGGTGCCGTCGGCATGGATCGTGTCGTCCGGCCAGTCGCGGCTGGCATCGGGAAAATAAAATCTTCCGGGAAATGTTCCGGCGATGACCCGGCAGCCGTATTTGCTGGCGAGCAGTTTGGCATGGCGCTCGATTCCTTTGAAATCGCTCGACCCGCCGTGCAGCAGGAAAAAGCCGATCTTCTTGCCGTCGGCGCCGCTGGGAATTTTCCCGGCGTCCACCGGTTCGTGCACGACCATGCCCAAGTCCCAATCCATGCCGAGCACATTGATGCGGAAAATATCTTCCGTGCTCTTGATCGCGATGTCGGGCAGGGCCAAAACTTCGTCGGTGTCTTTGATGCACTGTTCGCGCGCGATGAATTCAGGTGGTTGCCATTGGCTCATGATAGGCGTCTCCTTATTACGATGGATGTTTCTTGGATTAACTCGCGCGGGCAGTCTAAGTCAATCGCGTCGCTAGACAAGCGAGCGGAAAAGCGGATAGAAAGACGGAAGCGAAAAGATTTGCAGTGATGGAGTACGGGAGTGTTGGAGTAATGGATATTCGAAACGGAATGATTAAATCTAATATTCCCCGCTGCTTGCGGCGGGCACAACTAAATGGGGTTTCCAAAGGGGGCGAGCATCCCCTTTGGTCGCGAGCGGGGTTCATACCCCGATCGCGAAATGCCGAGTTGATCACCGCATTAGCGATTCTCTTGCTGGCGAGTGCGCTCGGCCATGCCGCTGAGAAACTGCGCGTCGCCACCGGCGGATTTTCGCCGAGCGTGCCGCCGTATATTTCTTTCGCCAAGCCGTTTCTGCTCAAGCAGGATATCGAAGTTGAAGATATCTTGATGAGCAGCGGCACTTTGTCGGCGCAGACTTTGGCTTCGGGGCAGGTGAAAATCATCGTCACCACCAGCGCGGTGGTGCCGCAGTTCAATATCAACGGCGGCGACATGGTGATCGTTGCCGGCACGATCAACAAGCTGCCCTATCAAATCGTCGCGCGCGGCGAGATCAAGACGCCGGCGCTGCTCAAGGGCAAACGCGTGGCGATCAGCCGGTTCGGTTCGTCATCCGAGTGGCTGGTGCGGTTGTCGTTGACGAAGATGGGTTTGGACCCTGACAAAGACGTGTCGATCATTCAAATCGGCGGGCCGAGCGAACGGCTGGCGGCGTTGCTCAACAACGCGGTGCAGGCGACCTTGCTCGGCCCGCCGACCAGCACTCACGCGGTGCGCACCATGGGCATGGTACAGCTCGCCGATTTGACCGAATCCGAAACCACCTATCCGTTGCAGTCGGTGATCACCACGCGCGCCTTCGTGAAAGAAAATCGCCCGCTGGTGAAACGATTTCTGCGCGGCCTCGGTTTGGCGTTCAATCACTACCGCGAGCGGGCGCAGGACGGTATCGCCTTTCAGATGAAGCAATTCAAATTGCCCAATGACCTTGCCGAGGCCGGCTATCGCTCGTCGGTGCGAGTGATGGAGCCGGAGTTGAAACCGCCGGATAATTCCGCCCTCGATCTCGTCGTCAAAGAACTCGCGGTGCGCATCGAGAAAGCGAAGACGGTGACGCCGGATGAATTAAGGATGGTCGACGACTCGATCCGCGTGGAGTTGGTGAAAGAAGGGATCTTCAAGTCATCAAGATAGTTGGCGTGACGTCAATCGTTTGATTCCGTCATACCGGCGCAGGCCGGTATGGCGATCTTGGAACGCTTTGTTCGGTTCTCTCTCCCCTTGCGGGAGAGAGTTAGAGTGAGGGCTCTTGGAATGCGTGCCCTCACCTCAATCCTCTCCCAGAGGGAGAGGATGTAATCCAGGGAAAATCTGCCCCCAGCCTTTGCAATGGATAGCGTAGTGATAATAGAAGATAAGAGATCGACGGAGGATTGAAGGTATGAAGGTTCTCATCACGGGCGGCATGGGCGTCAACGGTGCGGTGACCGCGCGACTGATGGTGCGCGACGGTTTGCGTCCCCTATTGATGGACAACCGGGTCGATTACACCTTGATCGAAGACATCAAGAATCAAGTCGACATCGTCACCGGCGATATCTGCGACCAGGCGGCTCTGGAAAAAGCCGTCGATGACTTCAAAGTCACGCACATAGCCCATCTGGCGGCGTTGATGCCGGAACCGGCGGAAGCCAACCCGCGGCTTGCGGTTCGTGTCAGCTTCGACGGCATTATCAATATTCTCGAAGTCGCCCGCGCCAAGGGCGTCAAGCGAGTGGTTTATACGAGCTCGAAGGCGGCCTATGGTGAAATCAATGGTGAAGAAGGGCCGCCCAACTATAAACCCGTGAACGAAGACTATCGCAAGCAGCCCGCCGATCTCTATGGCTCGATGAAAGTCGGTTGCGAAGAACTCGGCAGATATTATCGCGAAACCTATGGCATCGAGTTCATCGCTCTGCGCTTCGTGTCGATCTATGGACCGGGGAAAGAAGCGCGCCATGGGCCGCTGTCGTTCTACGGTCAATTGATCGAGCGCGCGCGCGAAGGCGCCAAGTGGGTGATCCCGCAGGGGGGCGATCAATTGAACGATGCGGTCTATGTCGGCGATGTTGGCCGCTCGGTCTATCTTGGTCTCAAAGCGCCGACGCCGAAGGAGTGGACGTTTAATATCGGCACGGGCAAGGCGAGTACGCCGCGTGATTTTTTGAACGCCACGGCGAAGCTATTTCCAAATCATAAAATTGAACTCGGTCCAGGGCCGAGCAAATTGGGCAGAAGTAAACAGAGTTACTGCATCTTCGATATCTCGGCTGCGAAGCGGAATATCGGTTATGAGCCAGCGTACACGGTCGAGCAGGGCGTGAAAGATTACGTCGAGACGTTGGATCGGTTGGGCAGATAGGATAAAGACGACTCACCACGAAGGACACGAAGGGTTCGGAAAATTATTTCTCCGAACTTCGTGCTCTTCGTGTCCTTCGTGGTGAAAAATCAGTTTCGATTACACTGGCAAATTGGCAATTCATTGACGGAGGAACAATGGCAGAGACACCTAAAGGCGGCGGCGAAATTTGGTCGGCGGGGATCGGCCGCAAGAGCAATGCGCAGTATGGCTCGGACTTGATGCTCGAAGTGCTGCGTGAGTTGGGGATTAAATATATCGCGCTCAATCCCGGCGCGAGCTACCGCGGCTTTCATGACTCGATGGTCAACTTCGAGCCCGGCAAGGGGCCGGAGATGATCATGTGCACGCATGAAGAGATCGCCGTGGCGATCGCCAACGGCTACGCGCGCGCCACCGGCGAGATCATGGCGACGGGATTGCACAACGTCGTCGGCTTGCAGCACGCGAGCATGGCGATCTTCAATGCCTGGTGCGACCGCACGCCGATTTTTAATCTCGGCGGCGGTGGGCCGCAGGATTCCACACAACGGCGCTCCACCGATTGGGTGCACACGGCGAATGTCCAAGGATTGGCCGTGCGCGAGTATGTCAAGTTCGACGACCAGCCGACGACCGTCGACGGCGTCGCCGAGTCGTTCTTGAAAGCGTATCGCATCGCCATGACCGAGCCCAAGGGGCCGGTTTATATTTGTCTCGACAGCGACGTGCAGGAAGCCAAGATCAACAAGCCGATGGTGGTGCCCCACGCGCAGCTGTTTCGTCCGCCGGCGGGCGCGGCGGCGAATCCGGAATCGTTGAAGACAGCGGCGCGTTTGCTCGCCGAGGCGCAGTGGCCGGCCATCGTCGCCGGCGAGTTGGCGAAGAATCCCAAATCGCTGCCGCCGATGCTCGACTTGGCGGAAGCGTTGGGCGCGCCGGTGGTGGATACCGACGGCCGTTATGCTTTTCCCAGTACTCATCCTTTGAATCTCACCAACGCGCGCGAAGACGCATTGCAAAATGCCGATGTGGTTCTCGCCTTGGATGTGCCCAGCTTGGGCGTGCCGCTGGGACCGTCAGTGCGAGAACGCGGAACGTTTGCGCCGATCGTGTCGCCTTCATGCAAAGTGATTCACATCACCCAGCTCGATCTCGAACGGCAGAGTTGGGTGAGCGACAACATGTGGCTCTTACCGGTGCATGTGCCGATCGCGGCGGACACCTCGGTGGCGTTGCCGCCGTTGCTCCAACAGGTGCGCGAGCGTTTGGCGGCGATCCCCAATTCCGCCAAGCAAGTGCAAGAACGGCGCGCCAAGGTTGAAGCCATTTATCACGAGACGCGCAAGAAAAGCGCCGAGTGGATCAAGAAAACTTGGGATGAAAAGCCGATCTCTCAGGCGCGCTTCTTCAGCGAGATCAATCAGCGCGTGCAGGGGAAATCCTGGGCGCTGGTCTCGGCGCATGGACGGCGCTGGCGCGAAGTGATCGAAGTGAGCGAGCCGGCCCACGGCATGGGCGGCGGGCGCGGCGGGGGCGTCGGTTACGGTCTGCCCTCCTCCATCGGTTCGGCCCTCGGTTTCAAAGAGAGCGGCCGGCTGTGCGTCAGCATTCTCGGCGACGGCGATTTCTTGATGACATCGAATGCGCTGTGGACCGCGGCGAAATATCAGATTCCTTTGCTCGTGGTGGTGCTCAATAATCGTTCCTACTACAACGACGAAGAACATCAGGAGCGCATGGCGCGGGCGCGCAACCGGCCGGTGGAGAACAAGGGCATCGGCATCCGCATCGAAGATCCGGCGCCGGATCTGTGCGCCATCGCGCGGGCGTTCAGCGTCGATGCCTTCGGGCCGATCACCGACCCGGCGGAACTCGGCGCGGCCCTCGACAAAGCGATCGCGATCGTGGCTAGCGGCAAACCGGCGGTGGTCGATGTGATTACGCAGCCGAGATAGTCGTGAAAAATTTAGGATTCGGATGGTTGGCCGCAAAAAGCGCAAAAGGCACAAAAAAATTAATCTTGT carries:
- a CDS encoding IS110 family transposase produces the protein RLRAKGKLFKVALVACMRKLLTILNSMIKHKTRWSDSFLQPT
- a CDS encoding ABC transporter substrate-binding protein, coding for MEYGSVGVMDIRNGMIKSNIPRCLRRAQLNGVSKGGEHPLWSRAGFIPRSRNAELITALAILLLASALGHAAEKLRVATGGFSPSVPPYISFAKPFLLKQDIEVEDILMSSGTLSAQTLASGQVKIIVTTSAVVPQFNINGGDMVIVAGTINKLPYQIVARGEIKTPALLKGKRVAISRFGSSSEWLVRLSLTKMGLDPDKDVSIIQIGGPSERLAALLNNAVQATLLGPPTSTHAVRTMGMVQLADLTESETTYPLQSVITTRAFVKENRPLVKRFLRGLGLAFNHYRERAQDGIAFQMKQFKLPNDLAEAGYRSSVRVMEPELKPPDNSALDLVVKELAVRIEKAKTVTPDELRMVDDSIRVELVKEGIFKSSR
- a CDS encoding NAD(P)-dependent oxidoreductase, with translation MKVLITGGMGVNGAVTARLMVRDGLRPLLMDNRVDYTLIEDIKNQVDIVTGDICDQAALEKAVDDFKVTHIAHLAALMPEPAEANPRLAVRVSFDGIINILEVARAKGVKRVVYTSSKAAYGEINGEEGPPNYKPVNEDYRKQPADLYGSMKVGCEELGRYYRETYGIEFIALRFVSIYGPGKEARHGPLSFYGQLIERAREGAKWVIPQGGDQLNDAVYVGDVGRSVYLGLKAPTPKEWTFNIGTGKASTPRDFLNATAKLFPNHKIELGPGPSKLGRSKQSYCIFDISAAKRNIGYEPAYTVEQGVKDYVETLDRLGR
- a CDS encoding thiamine pyrophosphate-binding protein, which translates into the protein MAETPKGGGEIWSAGIGRKSNAQYGSDLMLEVLRELGIKYIALNPGASYRGFHDSMVNFEPGKGPEMIMCTHEEIAVAIANGYARATGEIMATGLHNVVGLQHASMAIFNAWCDRTPIFNLGGGGPQDSTQRRSTDWVHTANVQGLAVREYVKFDDQPTTVDGVAESFLKAYRIAMTEPKGPVYICLDSDVQEAKINKPMVVPHAQLFRPPAGAAANPESLKTAARLLAEAQWPAIVAGELAKNPKSLPPMLDLAEALGAPVVDTDGRYAFPSTHPLNLTNAREDALQNADVVLALDVPSLGVPLGPSVRERGTFAPIVSPSCKVIHITQLDLERQSWVSDNMWLLPVHVPIAADTSVALPPLLQQVRERLAAIPNSAKQVQERRAKVEAIYHETRKKSAEWIKKTWDEKPISQARFFSEINQRVQGKSWALVSAHGRRWREVIEVSEPAHGMGGGRGGGVGYGLPSSIGSALGFKESGRLCVSILGDGDFLMTSNALWTAAKYQIPLLVVVLNNRSYYNDEEHQERMARARNRPVENKGIGIRIEDPAPDLCAIARAFSVDAFGPITDPAELGAALDKAIAIVASGKPAVVDVITQPR